The proteins below are encoded in one region of Apium graveolens cultivar Ventura chromosome 4, ASM990537v1, whole genome shotgun sequence:
- the LOC141718662 gene encoding uncharacterized protein LOC141718662, with protein sequence MDGENQNNNENQGNNDEGGNVFDQLAETLAVLVNQQPKPNIVSQFKRLNPPTFDGATDPAIVEMWIQEMEKAFGLLGSNEEQKVTLAVYQLQGSAYDWWLMEKRKNETTNLEENHEPYTWARFKKALEDKYFPRTVRLQKERDFIRLQQGGRTVIEYEAEFAKLAKYASTLVADESSRARRLEEGLRSDIRNSVASFELQTYEAVLNKALVIERGLAESEKASGSWNKRRFTQTSGQSFQGGPLKKPHVYDNIGGQGDRETCTRCGKNHPDKVCRWNTGACFHCGEVGHKISNCPHNPPPPPRKEADNKMGKGRVFQLTGNDNYRN encoded by the coding sequence ATGGATGGAGAAAATCAGAACAACAATGAAAATCAGGGCAATAATGATGAAGGAGGAAACGTCTTTGACCAGCTGGCTGAAACTCTAGCTGTACTTGTGAATCAGCAACCGAAGCCCAACATCGTCTCTCAATTCAAGCGTTTGAACCCGCCAACTTTTGATGGAGCTACAGACCCGGCTATCGTTGAGATGTGGATCcaagagatggaaaaagctttcGGACTTCTGGGGAGCAATGAGGAACAGAAGGTGACCTTAGCTGTGTACCAATTGCAAGGAAGCGCTTACGACTGGTGGCTTATGGAAAAGAGGAAGAATGAGACGACAAATCTTGAAGAAAATCATGAACCGTACACTTGGGCAAGGTTCAAGAAGGCTTTAGAGGACAAGTACTTTCCGAGAACAGTTCGTCTGCAGAAAGAGAGGGACTTCATTCGACTTCAACAAGGTGGAAGAACCGTCATTGAATACGAAGCAGAATTTGCAAAGCTTGCGAAGTACGCGTCGACCCTAGTAGCAGATGAGAGCAGTCGAGCACGAAGATTAGAGGAGGGACTTCGAAGTGACATCAGGAATTCAGTGGCGTCGTTTGAACTTCAGACGTACGAGGCTGTCCTCAACAAGGCGTTAGTGATCGAAAGGGGCTTGGCAGAATCTGAAAAGGCGTCTGGCAGTTGGAATAAGAGGCGGTTCACTCAAACTAGTGGGCAATCTTTTCAAGGGGGACCACTCAAGAAGCCACACGTGTACGATAACATCGGGGGTCAAGGTGATCGAGAGACGTGTACCAGGTGCGGCAAGAATCATCCGGACAAAGTCTGTCGTTGGAATACAGGTGCTTGTTTTCATTGCGGAGAAGTAGGACATAAGATTTCGAATTGTCCGCACAATCCGCCACCGCCACCAAGGAAGGAAGCAGATAACAAGATGGGCAAAGGACGTGTGTTTCAGCTGACAGGAAATGACAACTATCGCAATTAA